Proteins found in one Alicyclobacillus cycloheptanicus genomic segment:
- the hemA gene encoding glutamyl-tRNA reductase, translating into MQLMMVGMNHRTAPVELRERVAIAEADLEPIYLQFSQSRTLFESVVLSTCNRTELYVVGASVQSVRDYLQKFLARRAGMSEEAMLPHVMWLQGEAVVRHLMRVASGLDSMVVGETQILGQVRDAFRVASECGATGLILNQLMRTAIHLGKRAHTETAIGQNAVSVSYAAVQLAKKVFGDLHGRQVLVVGAGKMGRLTTQHLHANGIGALRVVNRSLERAEQLAEEFGGTAIEWSALAGALATADIVISSTGAPGLVITKEQVEAAVRGRGGRPLVLIDIAVPRDIDPAAAHTSHVFLYDIDDLEGVVAANQAERAREAETVGRMIDETFASFVAWLAEQRVVPVISAIREKGAEIQASVMASLERKLPELSERERKLIRKHAMSIVNQLLRDPIRNMKEIATAQGGADAVQLFAQLFGVSEEALADPAVDMLLDSAVAEPGLSAQAWERREAEGQRAAGLRNAPLHPALR; encoded by the coding sequence ATGCAACTGATGATGGTGGGGATGAATCACCGTACAGCCCCCGTGGAACTACGCGAACGCGTCGCCATCGCGGAAGCGGACCTCGAACCGATTTATCTCCAATTTTCACAGTCACGGACCCTGTTTGAGAGTGTGGTTCTGTCCACTTGCAATCGGACGGAACTGTATGTGGTTGGGGCTTCTGTGCAAAGCGTGCGGGATTACCTGCAGAAGTTTCTCGCGCGCCGCGCCGGCATGTCTGAGGAAGCGATGCTGCCGCACGTGATGTGGCTGCAAGGAGAGGCCGTGGTGCGCCACCTCATGAGAGTGGCGTCCGGGCTCGATTCGATGGTTGTCGGGGAGACACAAATTCTCGGCCAAGTGCGCGACGCCTTTCGGGTGGCCAGCGAATGCGGCGCGACCGGCTTGATTCTCAACCAGTTAATGCGGACCGCGATTCACTTGGGCAAGCGGGCGCATACCGAAACTGCCATTGGCCAAAACGCTGTATCCGTCAGCTATGCGGCGGTTCAGTTGGCGAAAAAGGTGTTTGGCGACTTGCATGGCCGACAGGTGCTTGTCGTCGGTGCCGGCAAAATGGGCCGCTTGACGACCCAGCACCTGCATGCGAATGGCATTGGGGCGCTGCGTGTCGTCAACCGTTCGCTGGAACGGGCCGAGCAGCTGGCGGAGGAGTTTGGCGGCACGGCCATCGAGTGGTCGGCGCTGGCCGGCGCCTTGGCCACCGCGGACATTGTCATTTCCTCCACGGGCGCACCCGGGTTGGTCATTACGAAGGAGCAAGTGGAGGCTGCGGTACGGGGACGGGGCGGCCGCCCTTTGGTGTTGATTGACATCGCCGTGCCGCGCGACATTGACCCCGCCGCGGCGCACACCAGCCACGTGTTTCTCTATGATATTGACGACCTCGAGGGCGTCGTCGCCGCAAACCAGGCTGAACGTGCGCGTGAGGCAGAGACGGTCGGGCGGATGATTGACGAGACCTTCGCGTCGTTCGTTGCGTGGCTGGCGGAGCAGCGTGTGGTGCCGGTGATCAGCGCGATCCGCGAAAAGGGTGCGGAGATTCAGGCCAGTGTGATGGCGAGCCTGGAACGAAAGCTGCCCGAGCTGTCGGAGCGCGAGCGCAAGCTGATTCGCAAACACGCGATGAGCATCGTCAACCAACTGCTGCGGGACCCGATTCGAAATATGAAGGAAATCGCCACTGCGCAAGGCGGCGCCGATGCCGTGCAGCTGTTCGCGCAGCTGTTTGGCGTGTCGGAGGAAGCGTTGGCCGATCCGGCCGTGGACATGCTGCTGGATTCGGCTGTCGCAGAACCAGGCCTGTCAGCACAGGCGTGGGAGCGTCGCGAGGCCGAAGGGCAGCGCGCGGCGGGCCTGCGAAACGCGCCGCTTCATCCTGCGCTGCGGTAG
- a CDS encoding cytochrome C assembly family protein — MAAMRALYDAFNLMYALSLILFFSDLIQPRRFVNRTALVLLFVAFGLESGLLLMRLRALGYVAVYTRMDVLFLVSWLLMLITLVLDTFFRIGLALFFVNVLGYALVAFDTFGRQGKFLFPKHQLDLLVLHVSLAVISYVCFAFAFVYSFMYLIQDRVLRAKRWNQLYFRLPALERLDTFAFRSVALGVPVLLVAMVLGVIWGKLVLNRWILMDPKPLATLIVWLMYAVYLGFRIRSGWGGRQLAWYNMFCALAVLLNFAVVNDYSNFHHAF; from the coding sequence ATGGCAGCGATGCGCGCCTTATACGATGCGTTCAACTTGATGTACGCGCTGAGCCTGATTCTCTTTTTCAGCGATCTCATTCAACCGCGCCGTTTCGTCAACCGTACGGCGCTTGTTTTGTTGTTTGTGGCGTTTGGACTGGAGAGCGGACTGCTGCTGATGCGGCTGCGCGCGCTTGGCTATGTCGCGGTATACACGCGGATGGACGTGTTGTTCTTGGTGTCGTGGTTGTTGATGCTCATCACATTGGTGCTGGACACCTTTTTTCGGATTGGCCTGGCGTTGTTTTTTGTCAACGTGCTCGGGTACGCGCTGGTGGCGTTTGACACCTTTGGCCGCCAAGGCAAGTTCCTGTTTCCGAAGCACCAGCTGGATTTGCTCGTGCTGCACGTGTCGCTCGCCGTGATCAGCTACGTGTGTTTCGCTTTTGCGTTTGTGTACTCGTTCATGTACCTTATACAGGATCGGGTTCTGCGGGCCAAACGCTGGAATCAGCTGTACTTTCGCTTGCCCGCGCTCGAACGCCTCGACACCTTCGCGTTTCGCTCGGTTGCGCTCGGCGTACCGGTGCTGCTGGTGGCGATGGTGCTCGGCGTCATCTGGGGCAAGCTCGTGCTCAACCGCTGGATTCTCATGGACCCGAAGCCGCTTGCGACGCTGATTGTCTGGCTGATGTACGCCGTGTACCTGGGGTTTCGCATCCGGTCCGGCTGGGGCGGGCGGCAGCTGGCGTGGTACAACATGTTTTGCGCGCTGGCGGTGCTGCTGAACTTTGCGGTGGTCAACGATTACTCCAATTTTCATCATGCGTTTTAG
- the hemC gene encoding hydroxymethylbilane synthase: MTDVRQIRVISRKSQLAMQQTRWVIDAVQALRPDWRFEIVPIVTQGDRIQNVPLSEVGGKGLFVTEVEQALLRGDGDFTVHSLKDVPAEVAPGLVLAGFPAREEPRDALISRNGLPLSELPTGARIGTSSLRRAAQLLAARPDLAIVPIRGNIDTRLRKLETDDLDAIVLAAAGLRRMGWGGRITELLALDVCLPAVGQGILGIACRADDESLLDALAELTDADTKAAAQAERALLARLEGGCQVPIAGYAEKRDGRLWVRGLVASPDGATVIRAEAVGEDAAAVGNEAADRLLAQGAAQVIGTVAAKAPPLS, translated from the coding sequence GTGACAGACGTGCGACAGATTCGCGTAATATCGAGAAAAAGCCAGCTGGCGATGCAGCAGACGCGCTGGGTGATTGACGCGGTGCAGGCGCTTCGGCCGGACTGGCGCTTTGAAATTGTTCCGATTGTCACCCAAGGCGACCGGATTCAAAACGTGCCCTTGTCCGAAGTGGGCGGCAAGGGTTTGTTTGTGACAGAAGTCGAGCAGGCCTTGCTGCGGGGCGACGGCGATTTTACCGTACATAGCTTGAAAGACGTGCCCGCGGAGGTAGCACCGGGGTTGGTTCTGGCCGGGTTTCCGGCCCGCGAGGAGCCGCGAGACGCGCTGATTTCACGAAACGGCTTGCCGCTTTCCGAGCTGCCCACGGGCGCCCGCATCGGCACGTCGAGTCTGCGCCGGGCGGCCCAGCTTTTGGCGGCGCGTCCTGACCTTGCAATTGTCCCGATTCGCGGGAACATCGACACCCGTCTGCGCAAACTCGAAACGGACGATCTCGACGCGATTGTGCTGGCGGCAGCAGGATTGCGGCGCATGGGCTGGGGCGGCCGCATCACCGAACTGCTGGCGCTGGACGTGTGCCTGCCGGCGGTTGGTCAGGGCATTTTGGGCATCGCCTGCCGGGCGGATGACGAATCGCTGCTGGACGCGCTGGCTGAGTTGACGGACGCGGACACGAAGGCGGCTGCCCAGGCAGAGCGTGCCCTGTTGGCGCGGCTGGAGGGCGGCTGCCAGGTTCCGATTGCGGGCTATGCCGAAAAGCGGGACGGCCGCCTGTGGGTGCGCGGATTGGTGGCCAGCCCGGACGGCGCGACGGTGATTCGGGCCGAAGCCGTGGGGGAGGATGCGGCGGCGGTCGGAAATGAAGCGGCCGACCGCTTGTTGGCGCAGGGCGCCGCGCAGGTGATTGGCACGGTTGCCGCCAAAGCGCCGCCGCTGTCGTGA
- a CDS encoding uroporphyrinogen-III synthase, whose translation MQRTQTGFAGHVVWVTRPRSEAADLADLIHAMGGCCLTAPLIEIRSRVAPDTLAALANLQAFDGVVVTSANAVRAIATAHAKAAMTPPADSPPWYAVGAATRRAVESLGYRAVVPPGVRSGGQLAEGLAAAAGQGQRLLYLRGQLADSTTAAVLRAAGYTVDEHICYDTVPAPWPEAAWTSFVQAPPPRVLLLFSPSAVQALAAQVDVTSSMLQQETVVGCIGHTTARACRDIGLSVHVVPEKPDAAALVLAAAVEVGRWRHEP comes from the coding sequence ATGCAGCGAACGCAGACGGGGTTTGCTGGTCACGTGGTGTGGGTCACCCGCCCGCGCTCGGAAGCGGCTGACCTGGCCGATTTGATACACGCCATGGGCGGCTGCTGTCTGACAGCACCGCTGATTGAGATCCGCTCCCGCGTCGCACCCGACACCCTGGCGGCGCTTGCAAACCTTCAGGCATTCGACGGCGTCGTCGTGACATCGGCGAATGCCGTACGTGCCATCGCGACGGCACATGCCAAGGCGGCGATGACGCCGCCGGCCGACAGCCCGCCGTGGTATGCGGTCGGGGCGGCGACGCGCCGGGCCGTCGAGTCGCTGGGGTACCGTGCGGTGGTTCCGCCAGGCGTACGGTCGGGCGGGCAGTTGGCGGAGGGTCTGGCTGCCGCAGCAGGACAGGGCCAGCGGCTCCTGTACCTGCGTGGGCAACTCGCCGATTCGACCACCGCCGCCGTGCTTCGTGCCGCCGGGTACACCGTGGACGAGCACATCTGTTACGACACGGTGCCGGCACCCTGGCCGGAGGCGGCCTGGACAAGCTTTGTGCAGGCGCCGCCGCCGCGCGTTCTCTTGTTGTTCAGTCCGTCTGCGGTGCAGGCGCTTGCCGCGCAGGTGGATGTGACGTCCAGCATGCTGCAGCAGGAAACGGTGGTGGGCTGCATTGGGCACACCACCGCGCGCGCCTGCCGGGACATCGGGCTCTCGGTTCACGTGGTCCCCGAGAAACCCGACGCGGCTGCACTGGTGCTGGCGGCTGCAGTGGAGGTGGGCCGGTGGCGGCATGAGCCATAG
- the hemB gene encoding porphobilinogen synthase — MEFDRHRRLRSSAAMRRLVREHRWTPDDLVYPMFVQEGLSGKEEIASMPGVYHLGLDAFRREVEEVSELGLPGILLFGIPLEKDEHSTSAYAEHGIVQEAVRAAKAINPDLLVMTDVCLCQYNPAGHCGIVQDGKIVNDPSLKLIAETALSHAAAGADVVAPSDMMDGRVAAIRALLDEHGYVDTTILSYAVKYASAFYGPFREAAHSSPAFGDRRTYQMDPANVREALREAASDLAEGADMLMVKPALSYMDVTKSIRDNFDVPVSTYNVSAEYSMVKAAANHGWIDERGIVTEMLTSFKRAGADFIFTYHAKDAARWYKEEG; from the coding sequence ATGGAGTTTGATCGTCATCGCCGGCTCCGTTCCAGTGCCGCCATGCGGCGCCTGGTTCGGGAGCATCGCTGGACGCCGGATGATTTGGTGTATCCGATGTTTGTGCAGGAAGGGCTGAGCGGCAAGGAAGAGATCGCATCGATGCCCGGGGTGTATCACCTCGGACTGGACGCGTTCCGCCGCGAAGTCGAGGAAGTCTCGGAGCTCGGGCTGCCTGGCATCCTGTTGTTCGGCATTCCGCTGGAAAAGGATGAACACAGCACGAGCGCCTATGCGGAGCATGGCATCGTGCAGGAGGCGGTGCGCGCAGCGAAGGCCATCAACCCGGACCTGCTCGTGATGACCGACGTCTGCCTGTGCCAGTACAATCCGGCGGGACACTGCGGCATCGTGCAGGACGGCAAGATTGTCAATGACCCCAGTTTGAAACTCATCGCCGAGACGGCCCTCTCCCACGCGGCTGCCGGCGCCGACGTCGTGGCGCCTTCCGACATGATGGACGGCCGGGTGGCTGCGATTCGCGCGCTGCTCGACGAGCATGGCTACGTCGACACCACCATCCTCTCCTACGCCGTCAAGTACGCCTCCGCGTTTTACGGCCCGTTCCGGGAAGCGGCGCACTCGTCGCCGGCGTTCGGGGACCGGCGGACGTACCAGATGGATCCCGCCAATGTCCGCGAAGCCCTGCGCGAAGCGGCGTCCGACCTGGCGGAAGGCGCCGACATGCTGATGGTCAAACCGGCCCTCAGCTACATGGATGTGACCAAGTCCATTCGCGACAACTTTGACGTGCCCGTTTCGACCTACAATGTGAGCGCCGAATACAGCATGGTCAAGGCCGCTGCGAACCACGGGTGGATTGATGAGCGCGGCATTGTGACGGAGATGTTGACCTCGTTCAAGCGGGCCGGCGCCGACTTCATCTTCACCTACCACGCGAAAGACGCAGCCCGCTGGTACAAAGAAGAGGGGTGA
- the hemL gene encoding glutamate-1-semialdehyde 2,1-aminomutase: MPGGVNSPVRAFRAVGGSPFFADHGEGPYLYDIDGNRYIDYLLSWGPLIWGHAHPEIVRAVTEAAARGTSFGVPTELETEMAKQVIDLVPSMDVVRMVNSGTEATMSAIRLARAYTGRRYLVKFAGCYHGHADALLVKAGSGVATLGLPDSPGVPQETAQATLTLPYNDEAALRALFAARGEEIAAVIVEPVAGNMGCVPPVPGFLEALREVTRAAGALLIFDEVMTGFRVGLGGAQGRFGIDPDLTTLGKVIGAGLPVGAYGGKRDIMAAVAPEGPVYQAGTLSGNPLAMAGGLTSLRMLAEAAANGLYERLEAYGQRLADAFVAAGKKRGVPVSAHAIGGMFGLFFHGGPIRSADDTSQADKALYAKFFHALLDAGVSLAPSQLEAGFLSAVHTDDDIARTEEAITQAFDRL, encoded by the coding sequence ATGCCCGGCGGCGTGAACAGCCCGGTGCGGGCATTTCGCGCCGTCGGCGGTTCGCCGTTTTTCGCCGATCACGGTGAAGGGCCGTACCTGTACGACATTGACGGCAACCGGTACATCGACTACCTGCTGTCCTGGGGACCGCTCATCTGGGGCCACGCGCATCCGGAAATTGTGCGCGCCGTGACGGAAGCGGCGGCGCGCGGCACCAGCTTCGGCGTGCCCACGGAGCTGGAGACGGAGATGGCGAAACAGGTGATTGACCTGGTGCCGTCGATGGACGTGGTCCGCATGGTCAACAGCGGCACCGAGGCCACGATGAGCGCCATTCGCCTGGCGCGCGCCTACACGGGCCGGCGGTACCTGGTGAAGTTTGCCGGGTGCTACCACGGACATGCGGACGCGCTCTTGGTGAAGGCCGGCTCCGGCGTGGCCACACTCGGGCTGCCGGACAGCCCAGGCGTACCGCAGGAGACCGCGCAAGCGACGCTCACCCTGCCCTATAACGATGAAGCGGCGCTCCGAGCCCTGTTTGCGGCGCGCGGGGAGGAAATCGCGGCCGTGATCGTCGAACCGGTAGCTGGCAACATGGGCTGCGTCCCACCGGTGCCCGGCTTCCTGGAGGCCCTCCGCGAAGTGACGCGGGCAGCGGGCGCGCTCCTGATTTTCGACGAAGTGATGACCGGTTTCCGCGTCGGTCTCGGCGGCGCGCAGGGGCGGTTCGGTATCGATCCCGACTTGACCACGCTGGGAAAAGTGATTGGCGCGGGACTGCCGGTCGGAGCGTACGGCGGCAAGCGGGACATCATGGCGGCCGTCGCGCCGGAGGGACCGGTCTATCAGGCTGGCACCCTGTCTGGCAACCCGCTGGCGATGGCGGGCGGACTGACGTCGCTGCGGATGCTCGCGGAGGCGGCGGCAAACGGTCTGTATGAGCGGCTCGAGGCTTATGGCCAGCGGCTCGCGGACGCGTTTGTCGCCGCTGGCAAGAAGCGCGGGGTGCCGGTGTCGGCACATGCCATCGGCGGCATGTTCGGCCTGTTCTTCCACGGCGGCCCCATCCGCAGCGCGGACGACACCAGTCAGGCGGATAAGGCGCTGTATGCGAAGTTCTTCCATGCCCTGCTGGACGCTGGCGTGAGCCTCGCGCCGTCGCAGCTGGAGGCCGGGTTTCTGTCCGCCGTCCATACGGACGACGACATTGCGCGGACGGAAGAGGCCATCACGCAGGCATTCGACCGCCTGTAG
- a CDS encoding LysM peptidoglycan-binding domain-containing protein, which yields MSDLDRAPLIRLQIDQEIFQDAVREDDVIDDATVATEVTSFERVSDAYVLEGAIVFAGYIHRGTNGSTASSDALDALSMGLGSHEQVEHLHHRLPFVLRVPVHAQPRGIVNVASRISSWQLAAVSEGWIRIVADLSIVGLSGSSGYHFQCGSQEIGDLFFEQAPDETADPGEQEAPGGVVDATLVDNLNDAVHAAPEVSLDEEWQLVRGRHTDDDGFSEAMDTRPADPETVRQHTERVSEARGGVPAEASDPAAPSDAPAHPSADQDTSAAHAIQAQTEPHRDVPAEARRGAGSNDWSPGSLKEELVGLDKAFTGRGAEAANAPADAKERSSGPADQADATDAGVGSTRASGQVEDLGAARTEPPASTDGHAGIAAFDVEHQVSSEELRSFTMTPEEAPSARAGGAYSGGDEAVTDTRAVSDGDAALLPVRDSAGDGAAEEAPAAGANVVLSAAETGSDAAVAASELWSFVDFNAPERYYTLRFVLVTEEETLDAVADRVGCTRSELLRYNQLSGDTLHPGQAIAVPQATVVPVDTEAV from the coding sequence ATGAGCGATTTGGATCGCGCCCCGCTCATCCGCCTGCAGATTGACCAGGAAATCTTTCAGGATGCAGTGCGCGAGGATGATGTCATCGACGATGCGACCGTCGCGACCGAGGTCACATCGTTTGAACGGGTCTCGGATGCTTATGTGCTGGAAGGCGCCATCGTGTTTGCTGGGTACATCCATCGGGGAACGAACGGCAGCACGGCCAGCTCGGACGCCCTCGACGCTCTGTCGATGGGACTGGGCAGCCATGAGCAGGTCGAACACCTGCACCATCGCCTGCCGTTTGTGCTGCGTGTACCCGTGCACGCCCAGCCGCGCGGGATTGTGAACGTCGCCAGCCGGATTTCGTCGTGGCAGCTGGCGGCCGTGTCGGAGGGGTGGATCCGCATCGTCGCGGATTTGAGCATCGTCGGCCTGTCCGGGAGCAGCGGCTATCACTTCCAGTGCGGGTCTCAGGAAATCGGCGACTTGTTCTTCGAGCAGGCCCCGGACGAGACCGCTGACCCGGGCGAGCAGGAAGCACCGGGCGGCGTGGTCGACGCGACGTTGGTCGACAACCTGAACGATGCGGTGCACGCTGCGCCCGAGGTCTCGCTGGATGAGGAATGGCAGCTGGTGCGCGGACGGCACACCGACGACGACGGGTTCTCGGAAGCGATGGACACCCGTCCGGCCGACCCCGAGACGGTGCGGCAGCACACGGAACGGGTCAGTGAAGCCAGGGGCGGGGTGCCAGCGGAGGCATCGGATCCGGCTGCGCCGTCAGACGCGCCAGCGCACCCTTCCGCCGACCAGGACACCTCCGCAGCGCACGCCATTCAGGCGCAAACGGAGCCGCACCGCGACGTACCAGCGGAAGCGCGGCGAGGCGCAGGCAGCAACGATTGGTCGCCGGGCAGTCTCAAGGAAGAACTGGTTGGGCTGGACAAGGCGTTCACCGGACGGGGGGCTGAAGCCGCGAACGCACCTGCGGACGCCAAGGAACGCAGTTCGGGCCCGGCGGACCAGGCCGATGCGACAGATGCCGGAGTTGGGTCCACACGCGCGTCCGGACAGGTGGAGGACCTCGGGGCAGCCCGCACGGAGCCGCCGGCCAGCACGGATGGGCATGCGGGTATCGCCGCGTTCGACGTGGAGCACCAGGTCAGCAGTGAAGAGCTGCGCAGCTTCACCATGACGCCGGAGGAGGCGCCGAGCGCGCGGGCTGGCGGTGCGTACAGCGGGGGCGACGAGGCTGTGACAGACACCCGTGCGGTCAGCGACGGGGACGCCGCCCTGCTCCCGGTTCGCGACAGCGCCGGCGATGGGGCAGCGGAGGAAGCACCTGCCGCGGGCGCAAACGTCGTGTTGTCCGCCGCGGAGACGGGCAGCGACGCAGCCGTGGCGGCCAGCGAGTTGTGGTCGTTTGTCGACTTCAACGCGCCGGAACGCTACTACACCCTGCGTTTTGTGCTCGTCACGGAAGAAGAGACGCTCGATGCCGTGGCGGACCGTGTGGGGTGCACGCGCAGTGAGCTGCTCCGCTACAACCAGTTGTCCGGCGACACCTTACACCCTGGGCAGGCCATCGCGGTGCCGCAGGCCACAGTCGTTCCGGTCGACACAGAGGCCGTCTGA
- a CDS encoding phosphotransferase, whose amino-acid sequence MEPSNVVEVFKAYGAAPEVLAEYGCVALRARIVADVLKIRTPAGTRALRKLSGGRERAKEVFACTEYAAHHGLERVPRWIRTIYDDPYVVHPSGLYAMTVWVPGRAVNLRRSEELLEASRLLATWHRAVEGFRPEGGWSRTQPSLVQQVRESAVEMSQLKANLTEHGQLTLFDKLFLACVDELVERLHAAAEALDHASIAALDEEAMERGWVCHGDFRRRSVRFDGERYVLVDFDHVHPGHPLYDLSQLLQRVMPVYQWRTDMVESVLEAYTSVFGAAANHLPALSALLAIPFRTLQIVSSYYQGERQWDDEDYVDALESALELEEAREEARLGLMPAAQVPALALTSTGVPQGTTVVAGAGAGNGEGDGDAAAGADGDGDGGEDEGAGVDGALEENGAEPGDIRFHMPRAVRPKRRRRKVTAAGQLATPGAAGGATSAERTKKGSSASARPGLKVWGDVNPPGDE is encoded by the coding sequence GTGGAACCGTCGAACGTTGTCGAGGTGTTCAAGGCGTACGGGGCAGCCCCGGAGGTGCTCGCGGAGTACGGTTGTGTAGCGCTGCGTGCCCGTATTGTTGCGGACGTGTTGAAAATCCGAACGCCTGCCGGCACGCGCGCCTTGCGCAAACTGAGCGGCGGCCGCGAGCGGGCTAAAGAAGTGTTCGCGTGTACCGAATATGCGGCGCACCATGGGCTCGAGCGCGTGCCTCGCTGGATTCGGACGATCTACGACGACCCCTACGTCGTGCATCCATCCGGCCTCTATGCCATGACGGTGTGGGTGCCCGGGCGAGCGGTGAATCTGCGTCGCTCGGAGGAGCTGCTGGAGGCGTCGCGGCTGCTGGCGACATGGCACCGGGCGGTGGAGGGATTTCGCCCGGAGGGGGGCTGGTCCCGCACCCAGCCTTCCTTGGTGCAGCAGGTGCGCGAAAGCGCGGTTGAGATGAGCCAGTTGAAAGCGAATCTGACCGAGCACGGGCAGTTGACGCTGTTTGACAAGCTGTTCCTCGCGTGCGTGGATGAACTCGTCGAGCGGCTGCACGCGGCTGCAGAAGCCCTCGACCATGCCAGCATCGCGGCGCTGGATGAAGAAGCGATGGAACGTGGCTGGGTGTGCCACGGCGACTTCCGCCGCCGCAGCGTGCGCTTCGACGGCGAGCGCTATGTGCTGGTGGATTTCGATCACGTCCACCCTGGCCACCCTTTGTACGACCTGTCGCAGCTGCTGCAGCGCGTCATGCCGGTTTACCAGTGGCGCACCGACATGGTCGAATCCGTATTGGAGGCCTACACATCGGTGTTTGGCGCGGCCGCAAACCACCTTCCAGCGCTCAGTGCCCTCTTGGCTATCCCGTTTCGGACCCTGCAAATCGTGTCCTCGTACTATCAGGGGGAGCGACAGTGGGATGACGAAGACTATGTGGACGCGCTGGAGAGTGCCCTGGAACTGGAAGAGGCTCGCGAGGAGGCGCGGCTCGGGCTGATGCCTGCCGCCCAGGTGCCTGCGCTCGCGTTGACTTCTACAGGCGTACCGCAGGGGACGACCGTCGTTGCAGGCGCCGGGGCGGGAAACGGCGAAGGGGACGGCGATGCAGCAGCGGGTGCCGACGGAGACGGCGATGGAGGCGAAGACGAGGGAGCTGGCGTTGACGGTGCCCTCGAGGAGAACGGTGCCGAACCGGGGGACATCCGTTTTCACATGCCGCGCGCGGTGCGTCCGAAACGCCGCCGCCGGAAGGTGACCGCCGCCGGTCAACTGGCAACGCCAGGCGCCGCGGGCGGAGCGACGTCAGCGGAGCGCACGAAAAAGGGGTCGTCTGCATCCGCACGGCCAGGCCTGAAGGTGTGGGGAGACGTGAATCCGCCCGGTGACGAGTAA